TTGTCGGAGATTTGTTTTTTTTCAGTTTCAAAAGGGCCGCTCTGCTGAAGGATTCTTCCACTCATTTGCGTTTGAAGGTCTTTTTTGTTTCTCTGAATAATGGTATTCAGCTGTTTATTAACTTCTTTTTCAAAAATTTTAAGCTCTAAAGGTTTAGAAATAATAATTCCTAAAAAAGTTGCCAAAATTAATCTGGGGATAGACATTAGAATCTGATTCCACCAGGTTCCTGTTTTTTTGATGGAAGAAACTATGTACCTATCCAGGTTAAAAATCATTAGCCCCCAAAGAATTCCAAAACCAATGGATGCCCAAATATCATCGAAAATAGTAAACATGGCATAGGTTGCAGAAAGGGTTGCAAATAGGGCGGTAAAGAATACAATTCCTCCTATTCCTGCAAATTTATTCCACTCACTGGGTGTTTTTCTTAAGATGTGGATGTTTCCACCAGAGCAAATCAGGAGAAATTTCTGAAACCAGTTTATTCTGTGATTCGTTTGATATAGAGTTGCTTGTGCGTTTTTCATTATTGAAAATTTATACATAATTAGTATTAAAAACCATACCATTGTTACAGATAGTAATATGTTTTACCAAGTAATTTTAAAATATTAATTATAGTAAAGGTTTTAAAATGTGTTAAATTTCAAATAGTATTTAAGTTTTAAGTCTTTAGTGTATTGGAATTAATAATAAATTAATAGTTTTGCAATCGAATATTAAAAATAAATAAATAAAAATGAAAAAATTCAGTACCCTATTTGTACTTATGTTTTTTATTAATTCATTTTCGCAAGATTCTCATAAAGAATGCGGTTTTGATGAGGTAATGAAAAAATTGGATGCCAGACATCCTGGTCTAAAAAAATATAGGGAAGAAGGAGAGCAGAAGATTCTCGGTATGAATCAACAGGCTTTTCTAAATAAAGTAGGAGCAACAACCTCAAAAAATGCTCTTTATACGGGACAGATTTACGAAATCCCAGTAGTAGTGCATGTAATAGAATCTCAGGATCCCGCAAATGCGAACTTGGCAGTTACAGATCAGGAAATTATCAATTGGATAGGAAGAGCAAACAGTATGTACGCCACGACTTATGGTGGTAACTTTTATCCTGAAGGGACAGGGGCTACAGGAGGAAATGTAATACCCTTTAAACTTGTTTTGGCAAAAAGATCACCTTCATGTATGCCTACAACCGGAATTATACGATATAACGGAAGTGATCTTCCTGGTTATGATGATAGTGGAGTATCAGATACAGGAGCTACAGATTCACAAATTAAAAATCAGTTAGCACCACACTGGCCGGAAAATTCATACTTTAACATTTATGTAGTCATTGGTTTCGATGGTCAGCAACAGTTGTCTTATGGACTTATGGGCTATGCTGCATTTCCAAGCTCGTATGATTATGATTATGAGAGCTTTATGAAGGTAGCAACGATAAAGAATCAAAATGACACGACACTTACCCACGAATTAGGTCATGCTTTTGGTTTGTATCATACTTTCCAAGGAGTTGCTTATACCAGTCAAACAACTTGTCCGGTAAATAATAATTGTGCGACAGATGGTGACAGGGTTTGCGATACTTCTCCTTCTAGAAGTATGTATAGTGGTTCAACACCAAATAATAACGCTATAGACCCTTGTACCAACCAAAACTATGACGGAACCCAGTATAATATTATGAATTATACCAATTCAAACCGTAAGTTTACTTCTGGGCAGCGTGATAGAGCCATTTTGATGATGATGGAATACAGAAAAGATCTTCTGAATTCTTTGGCAGGTACTGATCCTGCAACAATTGTTGCTTCCCCGGTTTCTGTAGTGAATGCACAATGTAGTCCTTCGGGAATAGTTAATCAAACCAATAGTGCTGTAGGACCAACACGAGTAATTTTTGGAGCGATTAATAGTATGAGCAATGGGTATGATTCTGACGAAGCAACTCCTGTTTATTATGCAAACTATGCTACAGCAACCTGCATAAGACCTGCTTTTTTTACAGATATTCCATCAAATACAGCAACAGAGCTGAGAGTAACTTATGCTTATACATTTAATCATGCTGAAAAATTTAAAACGAAAGTTTGGATTGATTATAATAACAATGGTGTTTTTGAAAACTCAGAGCTTATAGTTAATAACTTATCAGCGAATTTAACAAACTCAGGGCTTACATTATCCAATAATATTACACCTCCTGCGAATGCTGTAAAGAATGTATACTTAAGGATGAGAATAGCGGTAGATGCCGCTACATTTAATGGAGTAACTTTCCCTGACTTCGATGCATGTTCGCAGTTACAATATGGTCAAATGGAAGATTACGCAGTGAGGATTTCAGAAACCTTAAGTACTTCTGATATTAAAAAAGATAATTCTGAAACTAAAATTGTTTTTATCAAGACAGATAATAAACTTCAGTTATTTGGAAATAATAACGCGAAATTCGGAAATTATCAAATTTATGATATGAGTGGTAAATTGATACAGAAAGGAAATTCAGATACCAATGAAATTCAGATCAATCAGCAATTAATGAAAGGTTCATATATCATTAATTATTCTGAAGGTGATAAAAAAGTTTCTAAGAAATTTTTAAATAATTAAATTCAATAAAAGCCCTTTTTTAAGGGCTTTTATTATACTTGAATGACATGATATGAAAAAAATATTAAGTGTATTACTTTTCTGCTTCTTCATCATTAGTTGCCAA
The sequence above is a segment of the Chryseobacterium turcicum genome. Coding sequences within it:
- a CDS encoding zinc-dependent metalloprotease, producing the protein MKKFSTLFVLMFFINSFSQDSHKECGFDEVMKKLDARHPGLKKYREEGEQKILGMNQQAFLNKVGATTSKNALYTGQIYEIPVVVHVIESQDPANANLAVTDQEIINWIGRANSMYATTYGGNFYPEGTGATGGNVIPFKLVLAKRSPSCMPTTGIIRYNGSDLPGYDDSGVSDTGATDSQIKNQLAPHWPENSYFNIYVVIGFDGQQQLSYGLMGYAAFPSSYDYDYESFMKVATIKNQNDTTLTHELGHAFGLYHTFQGVAYTSQTTCPVNNNCATDGDRVCDTSPSRSMYSGSTPNNNAIDPCTNQNYDGTQYNIMNYTNSNRKFTSGQRDRAILMMMEYRKDLLNSLAGTDPATIVASPVSVVNAQCSPSGIVNQTNSAVGPTRVIFGAINSMSNGYDSDEATPVYYANYATATCIRPAFFTDIPSNTATELRVTYAYTFNHAEKFKTKVWIDYNNNGVFENSELIVNNLSANLTNSGLTLSNNITPPANAVKNVYLRMRIAVDAATFNGVTFPDFDACSQLQYGQMEDYAVRISETLSTSDIKKDNSETKIVFIKTDNKLQLFGNNNAKFGNYQIYDMSGKLIQKGNSDTNEIQINQQLMKGSYIINYSEGDKKVSKKFLNN